One window of Leopardus geoffroyi isolate Oge1 chromosome B3, O.geoffroyi_Oge1_pat1.0, whole genome shotgun sequence genomic DNA carries:
- the HHIPL1 gene encoding HHIP-like protein 1 isoform X3, giving the protein MLPESYGMTPRLCLGLPLCNTLPFVGPCEDEASNGGRSTHSRLSTGQECSPYAAHLYDAEDPSTPLRTVPGLCEDYCLDMWQTCRGLFRHLSPDRELWALEGNRAKFCRYLSLDDTDYCFPRLLVNENLNSNLGRVVADAKGCLQLCLEEVANGLRNPVAMVHARDGSHRFFVAEQVGLVWAYLPDRSRLEKPFLNVSRAVLTSPWEGDERGFLGIALHPGFRHNGKLYVYYSVGVGFDEWIRISEFRVSADDMNTVDHNSERIILEIEEPASNHNGGQLLFGDDGYLYIFTGDGGMAGDPFGKFGNAQNKSALLGKVLRIDVDRNERGPLYRIPRDNPFVDDPAARPEVYALGVRNMWRCSFDRGDPATGAGRGRLFCGDVGQNKFEEVDLVERGRNYGWRAREGYECYDRKLCANASLDDVLPIFAYPHKLGKSVTGGYVYRGCEYPNLNGLYIFGDFMSGRLMSLRENLETGQWRYSEICMGRGQTCAFPGLINNYHPHIISFAEDEAGELYFMSTGVPSAAAARGVVYKVIDPSRRAPPGTCQIQPSRVKVRSRLIRFVPKEKFIRREESTPRPTARAPTKAPRRSRPTAARPAPTPRPARPTRRPGGRRGGGRRRGRPGTADPAPSNGAVRLVRPAGLSPGRGRVEVFAGGRWGTVCDDAWDTKAAAVVCRQLGFAHAVRATKRAEFGEGHGLPILLDDVRCAGGERNLLECTHAAVGTHNCGHQEDAGVVCSHEDPDL; this is encoded by the exons ATGCTGCCCGAATCATATGGAATGACACCGAGGCTGTGCCTCGGTCTCCCCCTCTGTAACACTCTCCCCTTCGTGGGCCCTTGTGAAGATGAAGCCAGTAATGGAGGTAGGAGCACCCATTCACGGTTAAGTACTGGTCAG GAATGCTCACCCTATGCCGCCCACCTGTACGACGCCGAGGACCCGTCCACGCCGCTGCGCACGGTGCCGGGGCTCTGCGAGGACTACTGTCTGGACATGTGGCAGACGTGCCGGGGCCTCTTCCGCCACCTGTCGCCCGACCGGGAGCTCTGGGCCCTGGAGGGCAACCGCGCCAAGTTCTGCCGCTACCTGTCGCTGGACGACACGGACTACTGCTTCCCGCGCCTGCTGGTCAACGAGAACCTCAACTCGAACCTGGGCCGCGTGGTGGCCGACGCCAAGGGCTGCCTGCAGCtgtgcctggaggaggtggctaACGGGCTGCGCAACCCCGTGGCCATGGTGCACGCGCGGGACGGCAGCCACCGCTTCTTCGTGGCCGAGCAGGTGGGGCTGGTGTGGGCCTACCTGCCCGACCGCTCGCGGCTGGAGAAGCCCTTCCTGAACGTCAGCCGGGCGGTGCTCACCTCGCCCTGGGAGGGCGACGAGCGGGGCTTTCTGGGCATCGCCTTGCACCCCGGCTTCCGGCACAACGGCAAGCTCTACGTCTACTACTCAGTGGGGGTCGGCTTCGACGAGTGGATCCGCATCAGCGAGTTCAGGGTCTCCGCGGACGACATGAACACCGTGGACCACAACTCTGAGAG GATAATCCTGGAGATCGAAGAACCAGCCTCCAACCACAACGGGGGCCAGCTGCTATTTGGGGACGACGGGTACCTCTACATCTTTACTGGTGACGGCGGGATGGCCGGAGACCCCTTTGGCAAATTTGGAAATGCCCAGAACAA GTCGGCGCTGCTGGGCAAGGTGCTGCGCATCGACGTGGACCGCAACGAGCGCGGCCCGCTCTACCGCATCCCGCGCGACAACCCGTTCGTGGACGACCCCGCCGCGCGGCCCGAGGTCTACGCGCTGGGCGTGCGCAACATGTGGCGCTGCTCGTTCGACCGCGGCGACCCGGCCACCGGCGCGGGCCGCGGGCGCCTCTTCTGCGGAGACGTGGGCCAGAACAAGTTCGAGGAGGTGGACCTGGTGGAGCGCGGCCGCAACTACGGCTGGCGCGCCCGCGAAGGTTACGAGTGCTACGACCGCAAGCTGTGCGCCAACGCCTCCCTCG ATGATGTCCTGCCGATATTCGCCTACCCGCACAAACTGGGCAAATCGGTCACCGGAGGCTACGTGTACCGGGGCTGTGAGTACCCCAACCTGAACGGCCTCTACATTTTCGGCGATTTTATGAGTGG GCGTCTGATGTCCCTCCGAGAGAACCTGGAGACGGGCCAGTGGCGCTACAGCGAGATCTGCATGGGTCGAGGCCAGACCTGTGCGTTCCCAGGCCTCATTAACAACTACCACCCTCATATCATCTCCTTTGCAGAGGATGAAGCTG GGGAGCTGTACTTCATGTCAACAGGCGTGCCGAGCGCCGCAGCGGCCCGTGGGGTTGTCTACAAAGTGATCGACCCTTCCAG ACGGGCACCACCCGGCACGTGCCAGATCCAGCCTTCCCGGGTGAAGGTGAGGAGCCGCCTCATCCGTTTCGTGCCCAAAGAAA AGTTCATCCGGAGGGAGGAGAGCACCCCACGGCCCACAGCGCGTGCACCCACCAAGGCGCCCCGCCGCAGCCGCCCCACGGCCGCTCGGCCCGCGCCCACCCCGCGGCCCGCCCGGCCCACTCGGCGGCCGGGGGGCCGgaggggcggcgggcggcggcgggggcgacCGGGCACGGCTGACCCCGCGCCCTCGAACGGCGCCGTGCGCCTGGTGCGGCCCGCGGGCCTGAGTCCCGGCCGCGGGCGCGTGGAGGTGTTCGCGGGTGGCCGCTGGGGCACCGTGTGCGACGACGCCTGGGACACCAAGGCCGCCGCCGTCGTGTGCCGCCAGCTGGGCTTTGCGCACGCCGTGCGGGCCACCAAGCGCGCGGAGTTCGGCGAGGGCCACGGGCTGCCCATCCTCCTGGACGACGTGCGCTGCGCGGGCGGCGAGCGCAACCTGCTGGAGTGCACGCACGCCGCCGTGGGCACGCACAACTGTGGGCACCAGGAGGACGCGGGCGTCGTGTGCAGCCACGAGGACCCTGACCTGTAG
- the HHIPL1 gene encoding HHIP-like protein 1 isoform X4: MWQTCRGLFRHLSPDRELWALEGNRAKFCRYLSLDDTDYCFPRLLVNENLNSNLGRVVADAKGCLQLCLEEVANGLRNPVAMVHARDGSHRFFVAEQVGLVWAYLPDRSRLEKPFLNVSRAVLTSPWEGDERGFLGIALHPGFRHNGKLYVYYSVGVGFDEWIRISEFRVSADDMNTVDHNSERIILEIEEPASNHNGGQLLFGDDGYLYIFTGDGGMAGDPFGKFGNAQNKSALLGKVLRIDVDRNERGPLYRIPRDNPFVDDPAARPEVYALGVRNMWRCSFDRGDPATGAGRGRLFCGDVGQNKFEEVDLVERGRNYGWRAREGYECYDRKLCANASLDDVLPIFAYPHKLGKSVTGGYVYRGCEYPNLNGLYIFGDFMSGRLMSLRENLETGQWRYSEICMGRGQTCAFPGLINNYHPHIISFAEDEAGELYFMSTGVPSAAAARGVVYKVIDPSRRAPPGTCQIQPSRVKVRSRLIRFVPKEKFIRREESTPRPTARAPTKAPRRSRPTAARPAPTPRPARPTRRPGGRRGGGRRRGRPGTADPAPSNGAVRLVRPAGLSPGRGRVEVFAGGRWGTVCDDAWDTKAAAVVCRQLGFAHAVRATKRAEFGEGHGLPILLDDVRCAGGERNLLECTHAAVGTHNCGHQEDAGVVCSHEDPDL, encoded by the exons ATGTGGCAGACGTGCCGGGGCCTCTTCCGCCACCTGTCGCCCGACCGGGAGCTCTGGGCCCTGGAGGGCAACCGCGCCAAGTTCTGCCGCTACCTGTCGCTGGACGACACGGACTACTGCTTCCCGCGCCTGCTGGTCAACGAGAACCTCAACTCGAACCTGGGCCGCGTGGTGGCCGACGCCAAGGGCTGCCTGCAGCtgtgcctggaggaggtggctaACGGGCTGCGCAACCCCGTGGCCATGGTGCACGCGCGGGACGGCAGCCACCGCTTCTTCGTGGCCGAGCAGGTGGGGCTGGTGTGGGCCTACCTGCCCGACCGCTCGCGGCTGGAGAAGCCCTTCCTGAACGTCAGCCGGGCGGTGCTCACCTCGCCCTGGGAGGGCGACGAGCGGGGCTTTCTGGGCATCGCCTTGCACCCCGGCTTCCGGCACAACGGCAAGCTCTACGTCTACTACTCAGTGGGGGTCGGCTTCGACGAGTGGATCCGCATCAGCGAGTTCAGGGTCTCCGCGGACGACATGAACACCGTGGACCACAACTCTGAGAG GATAATCCTGGAGATCGAAGAACCAGCCTCCAACCACAACGGGGGCCAGCTGCTATTTGGGGACGACGGGTACCTCTACATCTTTACTGGTGACGGCGGGATGGCCGGAGACCCCTTTGGCAAATTTGGAAATGCCCAGAACAA GTCGGCGCTGCTGGGCAAGGTGCTGCGCATCGACGTGGACCGCAACGAGCGCGGCCCGCTCTACCGCATCCCGCGCGACAACCCGTTCGTGGACGACCCCGCCGCGCGGCCCGAGGTCTACGCGCTGGGCGTGCGCAACATGTGGCGCTGCTCGTTCGACCGCGGCGACCCGGCCACCGGCGCGGGCCGCGGGCGCCTCTTCTGCGGAGACGTGGGCCAGAACAAGTTCGAGGAGGTGGACCTGGTGGAGCGCGGCCGCAACTACGGCTGGCGCGCCCGCGAAGGTTACGAGTGCTACGACCGCAAGCTGTGCGCCAACGCCTCCCTCG ATGATGTCCTGCCGATATTCGCCTACCCGCACAAACTGGGCAAATCGGTCACCGGAGGCTACGTGTACCGGGGCTGTGAGTACCCCAACCTGAACGGCCTCTACATTTTCGGCGATTTTATGAGTGG GCGTCTGATGTCCCTCCGAGAGAACCTGGAGACGGGCCAGTGGCGCTACAGCGAGATCTGCATGGGTCGAGGCCAGACCTGTGCGTTCCCAGGCCTCATTAACAACTACCACCCTCATATCATCTCCTTTGCAGAGGATGAAGCTG GGGAGCTGTACTTCATGTCAACAGGCGTGCCGAGCGCCGCAGCGGCCCGTGGGGTTGTCTACAAAGTGATCGACCCTTCCAG ACGGGCACCACCCGGCACGTGCCAGATCCAGCCTTCCCGGGTGAAGGTGAGGAGCCGCCTCATCCGTTTCGTGCCCAAAGAAA AGTTCATCCGGAGGGAGGAGAGCACCCCACGGCCCACAGCGCGTGCACCCACCAAGGCGCCCCGCCGCAGCCGCCCCACGGCCGCTCGGCCCGCGCCCACCCCGCGGCCCGCCCGGCCCACTCGGCGGCCGGGGGGCCGgaggggcggcgggcggcggcgggggcgacCGGGCACGGCTGACCCCGCGCCCTCGAACGGCGCCGTGCGCCTGGTGCGGCCCGCGGGCCTGAGTCCCGGCCGCGGGCGCGTGGAGGTGTTCGCGGGTGGCCGCTGGGGCACCGTGTGCGACGACGCCTGGGACACCAAGGCCGCCGCCGTCGTGTGCCGCCAGCTGGGCTTTGCGCACGCCGTGCGGGCCACCAAGCGCGCGGAGTTCGGCGAGGGCCACGGGCTGCCCATCCTCCTGGACGACGTGCGCTGCGCGGGCGGCGAGCGCAACCTGCTGGAGTGCACGCACGCCGCCGTGGGCACGCACAACTGTGGGCACCAGGAGGACGCGGGCGTCGTGTGCAGCCACGAGGACCCTGACCTGTAG
- the HHIPL1 gene encoding HHIP-like protein 1 isoform X2 encodes MEDRAVCEPRPCLDPAPPDFHPGEVAKECSPYAAHLYDAEDPSTPLRTVPGLCEDYCLDMWQTCRGLFRHLSPDRELWALEGNRAKFCRYLSLDDTDYCFPRLLVNENLNSNLGRVVADAKGCLQLCLEEVANGLRNPVAMVHARDGSHRFFVAEQVGLVWAYLPDRSRLEKPFLNVSRAVLTSPWEGDERGFLGIALHPGFRHNGKLYVYYSVGVGFDEWIRISEFRVSADDMNTVDHNSERIILEIEEPASNHNGGQLLFGDDGYLYIFTGDGGMAGDPFGKFGNAQNKSALLGKVLRIDVDRNERGPLYRIPRDNPFVDDPAARPEVYALGVRNMWRCSFDRGDPATGAGRGRLFCGDVGQNKFEEVDLVERGRNYGWRAREGYECYDRKLCANASLDDVLPIFAYPHKLGKSVTGGYVYRGCEYPNLNGLYIFGDFMSGRLMSLRENLETGQWRYSEICMGRGQTCAFPGLINNYHPHIISFAEDEAGELYFMSTGVPSAAAARGVVYKVIDPSRRAPPGTCQIQPSRVKVRSRLIRFVPKEKFIRREESTPRPTARAPTKAPRRSRPTAARPAPTPRPARPTRRPGGRRGGGRRRGRPGTADPAPSNGAVRLVRPAGLSPGRGRVEVFAGGRWGTVCDDAWDTKAAAVVCRQLGFAHAVRATKRAEFGEGHGLPILLDDVRCAGGERNLLECTHAAVGTHNCGHQEDAGVVCSHEDPDL; translated from the exons GAATGCTCACCCTATGCCGCCCACCTGTACGACGCCGAGGACCCGTCCACGCCGCTGCGCACGGTGCCGGGGCTCTGCGAGGACTACTGTCTGGACATGTGGCAGACGTGCCGGGGCCTCTTCCGCCACCTGTCGCCCGACCGGGAGCTCTGGGCCCTGGAGGGCAACCGCGCCAAGTTCTGCCGCTACCTGTCGCTGGACGACACGGACTACTGCTTCCCGCGCCTGCTGGTCAACGAGAACCTCAACTCGAACCTGGGCCGCGTGGTGGCCGACGCCAAGGGCTGCCTGCAGCtgtgcctggaggaggtggctaACGGGCTGCGCAACCCCGTGGCCATGGTGCACGCGCGGGACGGCAGCCACCGCTTCTTCGTGGCCGAGCAGGTGGGGCTGGTGTGGGCCTACCTGCCCGACCGCTCGCGGCTGGAGAAGCCCTTCCTGAACGTCAGCCGGGCGGTGCTCACCTCGCCCTGGGAGGGCGACGAGCGGGGCTTTCTGGGCATCGCCTTGCACCCCGGCTTCCGGCACAACGGCAAGCTCTACGTCTACTACTCAGTGGGGGTCGGCTTCGACGAGTGGATCCGCATCAGCGAGTTCAGGGTCTCCGCGGACGACATGAACACCGTGGACCACAACTCTGAGAG GATAATCCTGGAGATCGAAGAACCAGCCTCCAACCACAACGGGGGCCAGCTGCTATTTGGGGACGACGGGTACCTCTACATCTTTACTGGTGACGGCGGGATGGCCGGAGACCCCTTTGGCAAATTTGGAAATGCCCAGAACAA GTCGGCGCTGCTGGGCAAGGTGCTGCGCATCGACGTGGACCGCAACGAGCGCGGCCCGCTCTACCGCATCCCGCGCGACAACCCGTTCGTGGACGACCCCGCCGCGCGGCCCGAGGTCTACGCGCTGGGCGTGCGCAACATGTGGCGCTGCTCGTTCGACCGCGGCGACCCGGCCACCGGCGCGGGCCGCGGGCGCCTCTTCTGCGGAGACGTGGGCCAGAACAAGTTCGAGGAGGTGGACCTGGTGGAGCGCGGCCGCAACTACGGCTGGCGCGCCCGCGAAGGTTACGAGTGCTACGACCGCAAGCTGTGCGCCAACGCCTCCCTCG ATGATGTCCTGCCGATATTCGCCTACCCGCACAAACTGGGCAAATCGGTCACCGGAGGCTACGTGTACCGGGGCTGTGAGTACCCCAACCTGAACGGCCTCTACATTTTCGGCGATTTTATGAGTGG GCGTCTGATGTCCCTCCGAGAGAACCTGGAGACGGGCCAGTGGCGCTACAGCGAGATCTGCATGGGTCGAGGCCAGACCTGTGCGTTCCCAGGCCTCATTAACAACTACCACCCTCATATCATCTCCTTTGCAGAGGATGAAGCTG GGGAGCTGTACTTCATGTCAACAGGCGTGCCGAGCGCCGCAGCGGCCCGTGGGGTTGTCTACAAAGTGATCGACCCTTCCAG ACGGGCACCACCCGGCACGTGCCAGATCCAGCCTTCCCGGGTGAAGGTGAGGAGCCGCCTCATCCGTTTCGTGCCCAAAGAAA AGTTCATCCGGAGGGAGGAGAGCACCCCACGGCCCACAGCGCGTGCACCCACCAAGGCGCCCCGCCGCAGCCGCCCCACGGCCGCTCGGCCCGCGCCCACCCCGCGGCCCGCCCGGCCCACTCGGCGGCCGGGGGGCCGgaggggcggcgggcggcggcgggggcgacCGGGCACGGCTGACCCCGCGCCCTCGAACGGCGCCGTGCGCCTGGTGCGGCCCGCGGGCCTGAGTCCCGGCCGCGGGCGCGTGGAGGTGTTCGCGGGTGGCCGCTGGGGCACCGTGTGCGACGACGCCTGGGACACCAAGGCCGCCGCCGTCGTGTGCCGCCAGCTGGGCTTTGCGCACGCCGTGCGGGCCACCAAGCGCGCGGAGTTCGGCGAGGGCCACGGGCTGCCCATCCTCCTGGACGACGTGCGCTGCGCGGGCGGCGAGCGCAACCTGCTGGAGTGCACGCACGCCGCCGTGGGCACGCACAACTGTGGGCACCAGGAGGACGCGGGCGTCGTGTGCAGCCACGAGGACCCTGACCTGTAG